One genomic region from Ruegeria sp. TM1040 encodes:
- the dctP gene encoding TRAP transporter substrate-binding protein DctP gives MNVFLKAVAVGTMALHLATPAFADDIKLRFAGVFPIDHQGTKMMEQVAAEVNAANVGLDMTVFPASQLGSGEALFEDVARGNIDFASAFIYSDTDPRLEFLNMPFLVSSYDDMDRVLRDMDSDYNRILQDITAEYGVRVMAANPEGFVGIVASKEPDNWNTFDDKGMNIRVWSSNAVKATVESLGYRATTMAWGDIFPALQSGIVDGAICCTKTATYSIFAKSDVGSHFIEYNSLLEQTFYYGSERTLAKLNDEQRDVIQAAMSKASADFFAYNRENDAAFGQKLIDSGYTILKLNDEDQQAMAEYVRKTIWPTMESAVGKDVIDRVLAAVQ, from the coding sequence ATGAACGTGTTTTTGAAAGCCGTGGCCGTCGGCACGATGGCCCTCCACCTTGCCACGCCGGCCTTCGCCGACGACATCAAGCTGCGCTTTGCAGGCGTGTTCCCCATCGACCATCAAGGCACAAAGATGATGGAACAGGTCGCTGCAGAGGTGAACGCAGCGAATGTTGGTCTCGACATGACGGTTTTTCCCGCCAGCCAGCTCGGCTCCGGTGAAGCCCTGTTCGAAGACGTTGCGCGCGGCAACATCGATTTTGCATCGGCTTTCATTTACTCCGATACGGATCCCCGTCTGGAATTCCTGAACATGCCGTTCCTTGTCAGCAGCTATGATGACATGGACCGCGTCCTGCGCGACATGGATTCAGATTACAATCGCATCCTGCAGGACATTACCGCCGAATATGGTGTGCGCGTGATGGCCGCGAACCCCGAGGGCTTTGTCGGCATCGTGGCCTCCAAGGAGCCCGACAACTGGAACACCTTCGACGACAAAGGCATGAACATCCGCGTCTGGTCGTCAAACGCTGTAAAGGCCACCGTCGAGTCCCTCGGCTATCGTGCGACCACAATGGCATGGGGTGACATCTTCCCGGCGCTTCAGTCCGGCATCGTCGACGGCGCGATCTGCTGCACAAAAACCGCGACATACTCGATCTTTGCTAAATCCGACGTCGGCAGCCACTTCATCGAGTATAACTCTTTGCTGGAACAGACATTCTACTATGGCTCCGAGCGCACCCTCGCCAAGCTGAACGACGAGCAGCGCGACGTCATTCAAGCTGCGATGAGCAAAGCCTCGGCCGACTTCTTCGCCTACAACCGCGAAAACGACGCAGCCTTCGGTCAAAAGCTGATCGACAGCGGCTACACCATTTTGAAGCTCAACGACGAGGATCAACAGGCGATGGCCGAGTATGTGCGCAAAACCATCTGGCCGACAATGGAAAGCGCAGTCGGCAAAGACGTCATCGATCGCGTGCTGGCGGCTGTTCAATAA
- a CDS encoding TRAP transporter small permease has protein sequence MTRITDELPRVIGVPMNWAMVLMKFLVVFSGAMMALTFGLVVVVRYGFGGDLFAYEEWLLAISIVGFFAGAVLASERKLHINADILEVVFKSPRLIWWRGFAVLLIELLVTLFIVYACYASLADDFSFPRLRATPALRIPFVSWRIAIMIAFGFMAMFSAAYLYVHIRKGLGLPLKSDRQEEAPS, from the coding sequence ATGACGCGTATTACGGATGAGTTGCCACGTGTCATCGGAGTACCGATGAACTGGGCAATGGTCTTGATGAAGTTTCTCGTCGTATTTTCCGGCGCGATGATGGCCTTGACCTTTGGCTTGGTCGTGGTGGTGAGATATGGATTTGGCGGCGATCTCTTCGCATATGAAGAATGGTTGCTAGCGATCAGCATCGTGGGCTTTTTTGCTGGGGCAGTCCTGGCCTCGGAACGCAAGCTGCACATCAACGCTGATATCCTCGAAGTCGTATTCAAAAGCCCCCGGCTGATCTGGTGGCGCGGGTTTGCGGTTCTTCTGATCGAACTCTTGGTCACGCTCTTCATCGTTTACGCCTGCTATGCGTCACTGGCGGATGACTTCTCCTTTCCACGCCTGCGCGCGACGCCCGCGTTGCGCATCCCATTTGTCTCCTGGCGCATTGCCATCATGATCGCCTTTGGCTTCATGGCAATGTTTTCGGCGGCTTATCTCTATGTGCACATCCGTAAAGGCCTCGGCCTCCCGCTCAAATCAGACCGTCAGGAGGAGGCGCCGTCATGA